The genomic DNA CCAGGCAGTGATCCTGGCCGAGGCCGAGCGCGATGCGCAGACGCTGCGAGGCGAGGGCGATGCCGAGGCCACCCGACTGTACGGCGAGGCGGCCAACCGCGATCCGGCATTCTTCGCCTTCCAGCGCAGCCTCGAGGCGTATCGCCGCTCGTTCGAGGACGGCAACTCGGTGATCGTGCTCGAGCGCGACGATCCGTTCCTGCAGTACATGCGCAGCGACCGATGAGCGATCTGTGGGCCGCACTGTGCCTGGTCGCAGTGCTCGAAGGGCTGATCCTGTTCGCGATGCCGGGCGGCTGGAAGCGCACCATGGTGCAGATCCTGCAGTTGCCGGACAACCAGGTGCGCGGGCTGGGTGGCATCACCCTCGCGATCGGGTTGGTGGCGCTGTACTTCGTGCGCGGCGGCTGAGCCGCCGCCCAACCCGGGCCCCGGCGGGCTGGCACCCGCCCCACAAACCCGGATAATGCGCAAAAGCCGGCAGGGGCGTCGCAGCCCCCCGGCTTTTTCCGTGTCTGGCGCTTGCGTGGCGGCCACTCCCCGATGGAGCAGGCCGCGGATGACCCCGCGATGCCCGGCACGGTCCCTCCCGCGGCCCCGATGGCCGCACGCAATGCAGGAGTTTCGAGATGGGTCAGTCAGTGGTGGTGATCGGCGCGCAGTGGGGCGACGAGGGCAAGGGCAAGATCGTCGACCTGCTCACCCAGGACATCGGCGGCGTCGTCCGCTTCCAGGGCGGCCACAACGCCGGCCACACGCTGGTGATCGGCGGCAAGAAGACCGTGCTGCACCTCATCCCCTCCGGCATCCTGCGCGATGACGCGCTGTGCCTGATCGGCAACGGCGTGGTGCTCTCGCCCGCGGCGCTGATCAAGGAGATCGGCGAGCTCGAGGCCGCCGGCGTCGAAGTGCGTTCGCGGCTGAAGATCAGCCCGGCGACGCCCTTGATCATGCCGTACCACATCGCACTCGATCAGGCCCGCGAGAAGGCGGCCGGCGGCAAGGCCATCGGCACCACCGGCCGCGGCATCGGCCCGGCCTACGAGGACAAGGTCGCGCGTCGCGGTATCCGCGTGGCCGACCTGCACTACCCGAAGCAGCTGGAAGAGCTGCTGCGCACCGCGCTCGACTACCACAACTTCGTGCTCACCAAATACCTCGGCGTCGACGCGGTCGACTTCCAGAAGACCTATGACGAGGCGCTGGCATTCGGCGAATACGTCGAGCCGATGAAGTCCGACGTCGCCGGCATCCTTCATGACCTCCGCAGGCAGGGCAAGCGCGTGCTGTTCGAGGGCGCGCAGGGCGCACTGCTCGACATCGACCACGGCACCTACCCGTACGTCACCAGCTCCAACACCACCGTCGGTGGCGCGCTGGCCGGTGCAGGCGTCGGCGCGGATGCGATCGACTACGTGCTCGGCATCGCCAAGGCCTATGCCACGCGCGTGGGTGGCGGCCCGTTCCCGACCGAGCTCGACGACGACATCGGCCAGGGCCTGCGCGACCGCGGCCAGGAATACGGTGCCTCCACCGGTCGGCCCCGCCGCTGCGGCTGGATGGACATCGTCGCGCTCAAGCGCGCGGTGGCCATCAACGGCATCTCCGGCCTGTGCATCACCAAGCTCGACGTGCTCGACGGCATGAAGACGCTCAAGATCTGCATCGCCTACGAGTACCACGGCAAGCGCACCGAATACGCCCCGCTCGACGCCCAGGGCTGGGACGAGTGCACCCCCGTGTACCTGGAGTTCCCGGGCTGGGAGGAGAGCACCCACGGCATCACCGAATGGGACAGGCTGCCCGCCGCGGCGCGTGCCTACCTGCGCGCACTCGAGGAACTGGCAGGCTGCCCGATCAGCATCGTCAGCACCGGCCCCGACCGCGCCCACACCATGGTGCTGCAGGATCCCTTCGCTTGACCGCAGCGTTCGCCCCGCAGCAGGAAACCCCGCGCAAGCGGGGTTTTTGCCGATGCAGCCGCTGAAATACCTCGGCGGCTATCCGCCGCAGGTGCAGGCACAGGTGCGCGAGCTGATCGCGCAGGACCGGCTGGGCGCGCTGCTGGCCGCGAGGTACCGCGACGCCCACGCCGTGCGCAACGACAGCCAGCTCTACGCCTACGTGCAGGCGCTGAAAGAGCGCCACATGCGCAAGGCGCCGCCGCTGGGCAAGGTGCTCTACGACGGCAAGCTGCAGGTACTGAAGCATGCGCTGGGCACCCACACCACCATCTCGCGCGTGCAGGGCGCGCGGCTCAAGGCCAGCCGCGAGATCCGCATCGCCAGCGTGTTCCGCGACGCACCCGCGGACTTCCTGAAGATGATCGTGGTACACGAGCTCGCGCACATGAAGGAGGCCGAGCACAACAAGGCCTTCTACCAGCTGTGCACGCATATGGCGCCGGACTACCACCAGCTGGAGTTCGACCTGCGGCTGTATCTGACCGGGCTGGAGTTGAGTCCGGCCGGTGCGCGCGAGCCGGCGGAATAGCGGCGTCTTCGTGCCGGTCGATGACCGGTGCGGCCCCGCCTCGCGCTTCGTCATCGCAGAGTTATCGCGGGGCTGCTAGCGTGCCCGCTCCCTGAATAGGCTTCCGCTGCCGATGCGCCGATTCCCGCGTCTTGTAGCCGTTCCGATCGTGTTGCTGGCCCTGGTCGCCTGCGGCGAGGACGCGCCCCCCGAGGCCGTTCCCAGCCTCGCGGTCGTGCTGGCCACCCCGCAGCAGCAGGAGGTCACCCGCGAGGTGGTCGCTTCGGGTGCGGTGGAAGCGTGGGAAGAGGTCTCGGTGGGCGTGGAGCTCTCCGGGCTGCGGGTGGCCAGCGTCGAGGTCGAGGTGGGCAACGCGGTGGCCGCCGGCGACGTGCTGCTGCGTGTCGACGACCGCACGCTGGCGTCGCAGCTGCAGCAGTCGGAAGCCTCGGTGCGCGAGGCCAAGACCAATCTCGAGACCGCGCGCCGCCGTGCCGCGCGCGTGCGCGAACTCGCCGGCGAGCGCCTGGTCGCGCTGCAGGATGCCGAGCAGGCCGAGGCCGAGCGCGACAACGCGCAGGCGCGGCTCAATACCGCGATCGCGAGCCGCGATGCCGCGCGCGTGCAGCGCGACTTCACCGTGGTGCGCGCGCCGGTATCCGGCGTGGTGTCGGCGCGCAGCGTGCAGCCCGGGCAGGTGGTCGGCGCCGGCGGCGAGCTGCTGCGGTTGATCCGCGATGGCCGCCTGGAATGGCGTGCCGAACTCGCCGAGGCCGACCTGCTGCGCGTGGGCACCGGCACCCCGGTGCAGGTGGATACGCCGATCGGCGCGGTCGAAGGCAGCGTGCGCACGGTGTCGCCGGCGCTCGATCCGCAGCGCCGCACCGGCACCGTCTACGTGGACCTGCCCGATCCCGGCCCGCTGCGCGCGGGCATGTTCGCGCAGGGGCGGCTGGCGCTCGGCCGCGCGCAGGCGCTGCTGGTGCCCAACGAGGCCATCGTGCGCCGCGACGGCCGTGCCTATGCCTTCACCGTGGAACCCGATGGCCGCGTGCGCGAGCGCGGCGTGTCGGTGGGCAGCACCCACGGCGACATGATCGAAGTGCGCGATGGCCTCACCGCCGATGACCGCGTGGTCGCACGCGGCGCCGGCTTCCTCGGCGATGGCGACCTGGTGCGCGTTGTCGACAGCCCGGCAGGCGCCGATGCCGCCAACGCGCAGCCCGCCGCTGATGCGGGCACCGATGCAGGGGCCGCGCCCGCGAGCGCACCTGCAGCGCCTTCCGGCGCCGGCGCCACCCGCGAGGCCACCCACGACGCCGCCACCGGGACGCTCGCCGAATGAACTTCTCCGCGTGGTCGATCCACCGGCCGTTGCCGGCGATCCTGGTGTTCATCCTGCTCACCGCCGCCGGCCTGGTCGCCTTCAACCGGCTGGCGGTGTCGCAGTTCCCGGACCTCACCGTACCGGTGGTCAATGTCACCGTGATGCTGCCCGGCGCCAGCCCCAGCACGCTCGAGACCCAGGTCACCCGCAAGATCGAGGACGCCACCGCCAGCATCCCCGCGCTGCGCAACATGGCGTCCATCGTCAACGAAGGCGTATCGACCACCATCCTCACCTTCGAGATCGAGAAGGACGGCACCATCGCCAAGGACGAGGTGCGCGATGCCATCGACCGCGTGCGCATCGACCTGCCGGCCGACGTCGAGCCGCCGATCGTGTCGCTGGTCAACGTCACCGGCGGCGACATGCTGCATTACGCCGTCACCGCCGATGGCTGGAGCGACGAGGAGCTCAGCTGGTTCATCGACGACACCGTGGCCAAGCGGCTGTTCGCGGTGCCCGGCGTGGGCGCGGTGCGGCGTATCGGCGGCGTCGACCGCGAGATCCGCGTCGCCCTGCGGCCCGAGGCCGTGCAGGGCTTCGGCGTCAGCCCGGCGCTGATCAGCCAGCAGCTCGCGCGCATCCAGCAGGAACAGCCGGGCGGGCGCACCACCGTGGGCGGAGGCGAGCAGGCGGTGCGCACCCTCGGCACCGTCGATTCCGCCGCCGACCTCGCCGACTTCCCCATCTCCATGCCGGACGGCCGCAGCGTGCGCCTGTCGACGCTGGCCACCGTGAGCGACGGCCACGCCACCGTCAGCCAGCGCACCACGCTCGATGGCCGGCCGGTGATCGGCTTCGCCGTGCAGCGCACCACCAACACCAGCGAGGTCGACGTCGGCAACGCCGTGCGCGAGAGCGTGGCGAAGCTGCAGCAGGAGCAGCCGCGCGTGCGCGTGGTCGAGGTGGCCTCGACCACCCAGGTGGCCGAGGACTCGTTCGACTCCTCGATGCACATGCTCTACGAGGGCGCGGCGCTGGCGGTGCTGGTGGTATTCCTGTTCCTGCGCGACTTCCGCGCCACCTTCATCAGCGCCGTGGCGCTGCCGCTGTCGATCATCCCGACCTTCGCGGTGATGTACTGGCTGGGCTTCAGCCTCAACATGATCACCCTGCTGGCACTCGCCGTGGTGGTGGGCATCCTGGTCGACGATGCCATCGTCGAGGTCGAGAACATCGACCGCCACCTGCGCATGGGCAAGGCGCCAAAGCAGGCCGCGCTCGAGGCAGCCGACGAGATCGGACTGGCGGTGATCGCGACCTCGTGCACGCTGGCGGCGGTGTTCATCCCCGTGGCCTTCATGCCCGGCATCCCGGGCAAGTTCTTCCGCGAGTTCGGCTGGACCGCGGCCGCGGCGGTGATGTTCTCGCTGCTGGTCGCGCGCCTGATCACGCCGATGATGGCGGCCTACATGCTGAAGCCGCTGCCCGAGCACAAGGGCGACTCGAAGCTGATGCAGTGGTACCTGCGCTTCGTCGACAACGCGCTCCAGCACCGCAACCGCACGCTGGTGGTCGCGCTGGCGATCTTCATCGGCTCGCTGGCACTGCTGCCGCTGCTGAAGGTGACCTTCATCCCGCCCACCGACGGCATCCAGAGCAACGTGCTGATCGAGCTGCCGCCGGGCACCGCGCTCGCCACCACCGAAGAGGTGGCCGAGACCGCGCGCCGGCGCATCGCCGACATCCCCGAGATCGAACACGTGTTCGTCACCGCCGGCAGCAACTCGGGCGCCAACGGCCCCGCGGGCGACCTCACCAGCGCCGAACTGCGCAAGGCCACGCTCACGATCCGCTGGAAGGACGACCGCGACCTGACCCAGTACGAGCTGGAAACGGTGGTGCGCGAGCGCCTGGCCGATCTTCCCGGCGTGCGCCTGAGCTTCCAGGGTGGCGAACCGGGCCGTGCGCTGCAGCTGGTGCTGGCCGGCGATGATCCGGTCAAGCTGGCCGCGGCCGCGCGCGACGTGGAGCGCGAGATCCGCCAGCTGCCGGGCCTCGGCACGGTGGGCTCATCGGCTTCGCTGGTGCGCCCTGAGGTGATCGTGCGCCCGGACCCCGCACGCGCCGCGGACCTGGGCGTGTCGACGGCCGACATCGCCGCCGCCACCCGCGTCGCCACCCGCGGCGACTACGAGCAGTTCCTCGCCAAGCTCAACCTGCCCGAACGCCAGGTGCCGATCCGCGTGCAGCTGGACGAACGCGCGCTGTCGGATCCCTCGCTGCTGGGCCAGCTGCGCGTGCCCACCGCCACCGGTGGCAGCGTGCCGCTGTCGTCGGTGGCCGAGATCACCACCGCCAGCGGGCCGTCGCAGATCGACCGCTTCGACAGGCGTCGCAACGTGACGATCACCGTCGACCTCAACGGCATGGCGATGGGCGAGGTGGAAGGCCAGATCGACGCGCTGCCCTCGCTGCAGAACCTCCCGCCGGGCGTGGACCGCCAGGCCGCCGGCGACAGCGAGATCTTCGCCGAGATGTTCGGCGGCTTCGCCATGGCCATGGTGGCCGGCATCTTCTGCGTCTACGGGGTGCTGCTGCTGCTGTTCAACCACGCCAGCCAGCCGGTGACGATCCTGGTCGCGGTGCCGCTGGCCGCGGGCGGCGCGTTCGGCGCGCTGCTGATCACCGGCCTGGACATCTCGCTGTCGGTGCTGATCGGCCTGATCCTGCTGATCGGCATCGCGGTCAAGAACTCGATCCTGCTGGTCGACTACGCCGTGATGGCCGAGGAAAAGGGCATGACCCGCCACGAGGCGCTGATGGACGCGTGCCACAAGCGTGCGCGGCCAGTGATCATGACCACGCTGGCGATGGGGGCGGGCATGATGCCGATCGCGCTGGGTCTGACGGCGGATTCAAGCTTCCGCATGCCGATGGCGGTGGCGGTGATCGGTGGGTTGATCACCTCGACGGTGTTGAGCCTGGTGGTGGTGCCGGCGGCGTACACGCTGGTGGATGATGTGGAGGAGCGGGTGCTTGGGAGGTTGCGGCGGAGGGCCGGAGACGCCAGTGAGGTTGCGGCGCCACCATGACTGGCATCACGATGGCGGCGGCCGGTGCAATGGAGTGGCAGGTGTCGACAGGCAAGGCTGGCAGGCTGGGTGGGGCATACCGTCGGCGATCCCGCGCCGCGCACGGACGGGCATTCGGTCTGGCGTTGGGTCTGGTCCTGCTTGTACCGGCCACCTCGGCACTCGCGCAGGATGCGGACGCACTCAGCTTCGATCAGGCGCGCGAGCGGTTGGAACGGGTCTCCGACGCGCTGGCTGCCGCGGACGCCAACCTGCGCGCCCGGCAGGACCTGTCCGATGCGACCGCGCGCCTGCGGCTGCCGGAGATTTCGCTCGAAGCGCGCTACCTGGAGTTCCAGAAGACGCTGAGCTTGCCGCTGGGTTCGCTGGCGCCAGTGGGCGAGGCGTTCGGCATCGAAAGCCCGTTGCGGTTCCAGGAGCGCGACCGGCGATTGCGTCCGGTGTTGACCACGGTGCTGCCCCTGTACACGGGCGGGCAGATCCCGGCCGCGCAGGCGGCGGCCGCGGCCGCCCTGCGTGGGGCGGACGCGGAGCGGGCGCAGCAGTCCCAGAAGCTGACGTCGCAACTGGTCCAGGCCTACTTCGGCCAGGGCCTGGCCGAGCAGGCGCTGAGCGTGCGCCGCGAGGTACGCGACGGCATGCGGCAGCACGTGGCCCATGCCGAATCGCTTGAACGCGAAGGCTTCGCCACGCGCGCGCAGGTGTTGCAGGCGGTCGTCGCGCGCGATGCCAGCGAGCGCGAGTACCAGAAGGCGCTCAACGACCGCGACGCCGCGGCCCAGACCCTGGCGCTGCTGCTGCGCAGCGATGGACCGGTGACGCCGATCACGCCGCTGTTCGTGGTCGGTACATCGCCGGGCACGCTGGAGGCGTTCACCCGGGCCGCGCTTGAGCGACACCCCCAGCTGGCGCAGCTGCGGGCGCTTGACGACCAGACGGGCGCAGGCGTGCGTGTGCAGGAGGCGTCACTGAAACCGCAGGTGTACCTGTTCGGCCAGTACGACCTGTACCGCGAGGACGCGCTGCTGACCGACACCGATTGGGCCTTCGGCATTGGCCTCAAGTACACCTTCCTGTCCGGGCGGGATCGCCCGCGCCAGATCAGTGCTGCGCGCGCGCAGCAGGAGCAGGCGCAGGCCGCACTGCGCGAGGCGCAGAACCAGATCAGGATCGGCGTGGCACAGGCCTGGAATGCGCTGGAAACGGCACGCCAGCAGTTCCTGCTGCTCGACAGCAGCATCGAGCAGGCGCGCGAGAACCTGCGCCTGCAGGAACTGGCGTTCCGCGAGGGGCAGTCGACCTCGCTCGATGTCATGGACGCCAGGCTCGGCCTTGGCGCCGCGCGGGTCGAACACGCGCACGCCGCCTACGACTATTGCGTGGCGTTGGCGCACCTGCTCGAGCTGGGTGGCCAGTCGGCGCGCTTTGGCGAGTACATCCGCAAGGCAGACCACAGGGTATTTCCCCATGAATGAACCCGCTCCGCCGCCGCCGCCGCCACCCGTGGCTGCGGATGCACCGTCCGGCCGCCGTCGCCTGCGCCTCGTTGCCCTGGGCGTGATTGCCGTGATCCTGGTCGGCGGCCTGTGGCTGGCGTTCCGCAGCCCGGCGGACCTGGTGCAGGGCATGGCCGATGCCGACAGCATCAACGTGTCGGCCAAGGTGACCGCGCGGGTGTCGGCGCTGCTGGTGGCCGAGGGCGAGCGGGTCGAGGCCGGGCAGGTACTGTTCGAGCTGGACAGCCCCGAGATCGCCGCGAAGCAGCGACAGGCCGAAGCCGCGCTCGCGGCCGCGCAGGCGCTGGCGGACAAGGCCGAGGAGGGCGCGCGCGTGGAGGACATCCGCGCAGCGGAGGCCAACTGGCGGCGCGCCCAGGCCGGACACGAACTGGCGCGTTCCACCTTCCAGCGCCTGGAGCGGCTGCATGCCGAGGGCGTGGTCACCCGGCAGCAGCGCGACGAGGCCCGTGCGAAGGCGATCGATGCCGAGCAGCAGGCGCGCGCAGCGCAGGCGCTGTACGAACAGGCGCAGGCCGGCGCCCGCGAACAGGACAGGAGCGCCGCGCAGGCGCAGGTGCGGCAGGCCGAAGGCGCCGTGGCCGAAGTGCAGGCGGCCGAAAGCGAAGTGCGCGGCCGCGCGCCGACGGCCGGCGAGGTGTCCAAGCGGCTGGTCGAAACCGGCGAGCTGGTGGCGGCCGGCTATCCGGTCTTCACCCTGGTCGACCTCGACCACATGTGGGTGGCGTTCCACCTGCGCGAGGACCAGTTCGCGGGCCTGGAGGTGGGCCGCCGCCTGCGCGGTTCGATCCCGGCGCTGGAGCGCGAGGACGTCGAGTTCGAGGTCTACCACATCAGCCCGGCCGGCGATTTCGCGACCTGGCGCGCGACCCGGCAGTCGGCCGGCTACGACGTGAGGAGTTTCGAAGTGCGCGCGAGGCCGGTCGCGGAAGTCGCAGGCTTCCGGCCGGGCATGAGCGTGCTGTTCGCATGGCCGCAACGCTGACGCGGCCCACGGCACGCGAGGCGTTCGTCCGTTCGGCGTTGCGCGAGTGCGCACGGCTGCGCGCCGATCCCTGGGATCTGGCGTTGGCCACGTGGGTCCCGCTGCTGGCGCTGGCGCTGCTCGCCTGGATGTTCTCGGCCGGCGTGCCGCGCGAGCTGCCGGTGGCGGTGGTCGATCATGACAACAGCGCGGTCAGCCGCGAACTCGTGCGCAGGCTCGATGCCGTGCCGGGCCTGCGGGTGGCCGCGCGGCCGGCGGACCTGACGCAGGCCTGGTCGGAGGTGCGCGCGGTCCGGGCGTTCGCGGTGGTGCACGTGCCTGCGGGCGCCGAGCGCCAGGTCCTGCGTGGCGGCAGCGCCGTTGTTTTCGCCTACTACAACGCCAGCCACCAGACGGCAGGGCAGGCGGTACTGCGGGGGATCGGAGAGGCGGCGCAGGCGACCAGTGCGCATCTCGTACGCCGTGGGGTGGCGCGGGTCGGCGGGGCGCAGGCGGTCCGCCCGCCGCCGCTGCGGGTGCAGGCCACCGTGCTGGGCAACGCCGCGCGCAGCTACGAGCACTTCCTGCTCGGCCTGCTGTTCCCGGCACTACTGCACCTCGCCGCCTGCCTGGCGATGGTGGGCGCGCTCGGGCGCGAACTGCGTGACGGCAGCGCGGGCACATGGCTGGCCGGGTGCGGCGATCGCCTGCTGCCGGCGGTGGCCGGCAAGCTGGCGCCGTACCTGCTGCTGTTCACCGCCTACGGCACGCTGTCGCTGGTCTGGCTGGCCGCGATCCGCGGCGGTGTGGCCGGCAGCGCGGTGCTGCTGGTCACCGCGCAGGCGGCGATGTACCTGGCCTACGGCGGCATCGCGCTGCTGCTGGTCGGGGCCACCCGCAACATGGGCACGTCGCTGTCGCTGACCGGACTGTACGCGGGCACGTCGCTGGCGTTCTCGGGCGCGACGTTCCCGGTGCAGGGAGCGCCGCTGTTCGCACAGGTCTGGAGCCAGCTGCTTCCCTTCACCGCCTACCTCAAGCTGCAGGCGCAGCAGCTCGACCTGGGTGCGGCATGGACGGCCTCGCTGTCGTTGCTGGGGACCTTGCTGCTGTTCGTGCTGGTGGCCGGCGGCGCGGGGCTGCGCCTGTATGCGCGCGGAGCGCGCGATCCGGCCTCCTGGGGGCAGCGATGAACCAGGTCAGGGCCGCCTTCCTGGAGACTCTGCGCGCCGTGTTCTCGGACCGCTACGCGGTGGTGACGCTGATCGGCGCCGTGGTGCTGTACTCGTTCTTCTACCCGGTCGCCTACCGGCACCAGGTGGCTTCGCAGTATCCGGTGCTGGTGGTCGACCTCGACCATAGCGCCATGAGCCGCGCCCTGGTGCGCAAGGCGGGCGCGGTGCGCGCGGTGAGGATCGTCGGCGATGCGACCTCGGTGGAGGAGGCCCGGCCAAGGATCGCCCGCGGTGAAGCGCAGGGCCTGCTGGTGGTGCCCGCGGGGTTCGAACGCGGGATCCTGCGCGGCGGGCAGGGACAACTGGCGCTGTACGGCAGTGGTGCGTTCCTCGGTCGCGGCGGCGTGGTGCTGGAGGGCCTGGGCGAGGCCGCCGCCGCGTTCGCGCGCGAGGCCGCCGTGGTGCAGGCAGGTTTCGCAGGTGCGCCCGGCGCAGCGCCGCTGCAGGTGGTGGCGCGGCCGCTGTTCAACACCCGCGAGGGTTACGGCAGCGCCGTGGTGCCGGGCGTGGCACAGCTGATCGTGCAGCAGACACTGCTGATCGGCATGCTGGTCATGGCCGGCACGCGTCGCGAACGCCTGGGTCGGCTGGCGTTCTCGCGCAGCGGCCTGCTCGGCATCGCCGCCGCGTTCGCGCTGATCGGCGTGTGCAGCATGCTGTACTACAACGGTCTGGTGATGTGGCTCCAGGACTATCCGCGTGGGGGCAATCCGCCCGGTACGCTGGTGGGCGGAGCGCTGTACGTGGCCGCGGTGGTGGCGTTCGCGCTGTTCGCGGGCAGTTTCTTCCGCACCCGCGAACGGCCCTTCCAGCTGATGCTCGTCACCGCGCTGCCACTCTTCTTCCTGTCCGGGCTGTCATGGCCGGCCGTGGCGATGCCACAGCCCCTGGCGTGGCTGGCGAAGCTGGTTCCCTCCACGCCCGGCATCAACCTGATGGTGAAGTTCAACCAGATGGGCGCAAGCTTCGCCGAGGCGCTTCCCGAGTTGTGCAACCTCGCGTTCTTGACACTGCTGTATGGCGCGCTGGCGGTGTGGCGCTACGCCCCGGGGCGGGACGGCGCCTGACGGGCCGGTCACGCAGCACGGGGCCGGGGCGGCTTGTGCGCGGGTATCGGAGATGGTCTGCGCGCTGGATGTCCTGGCCGACAATCCGTTGATCGGTCGTCTGGTGCCTGGGAGCCACGACTTCCGGCACGACGCAAACGGCGGGCCAATGCACTAGATTGGGCGGTCAACCGACCGGAAGCCATTCATGATCCTTCGTTCGTGCGTCCTCTCCGCCGCCATCGCAGCCACCCTGATGAGCACCAGCCTTCCCAGCGCCGCCCAGTCGACCCCGCCGGCCGCCCAGCAGTCCGCCAATCCGCTGGTTGGCGCCTGGAGCACTCCGGACGGCGTGCCGCCCTACGACCGCATTCGCCCGGAGCACTACGAGCCTGCCTTCGACCGGGCCATCGCCGCGGCGCGCAACGACAGCCAGGCCATCGCGAAGGATCCGGCCGCGCCGACCTTCGAGAACACCATCGAGGCGATGGAGCGGTCCGGCCGCGAGTTGTCGCGCGTGGCGAGCACCTTCTTCACCGTGGCCTCCGCCGATGCCACCCCGGCCAACCAGGCGATCCAGAAGGCCATCGCGCCGAAGCTGGCCCGGCTGTCCAACGAGACCATGCTCGACCAGGCGCTGTTCCAGCGCGTGGATGCGCTCTACCAGCAGCGCGCCGACCTGGGCCTGACGCCGGAACAGAGCCGCCTGCTGGAGCAGACGCACAAGCGCTTCGTGCGCGCCGGTGCGGCGCTCTCGCCCGATGCGCGCACGCGCGTGGCGGCGATCAATGAAGAACTCGCCAACCTCGGCGTGGCCTTCGGCCAGAAGCTGCTGGCCGACCAGAAGGCCAATGACGTGTTCCTGGGCGCTGCCGAAGTGGAAGGCCTGCCGGCCGACCAGACCAGCGCCGCGGCGGCTGCGGCGGAAGCCGCCGGCAAGCCGGGCCAGTACCTGTTCCCCGCCACCCGCTCGGCCGCCGAGCCGTTCCTCACCGCCGCGCCCAACCGCGATGCGCGCGAGAAGATCTGGCGCGCCTTCACCTTCCGCGGCGACAACGACAACGCCAACAACACCAGCGCCGAGATCAAGCGCCTGGTTGAGCTGCGCATCGAGCGCGCGAAGCTGATGGGCGCCGACACCCATGCCGATTTCGTGCTCTCCGACGCCATGGCCAAAACCCCCGACGCGGCGATGGAGCTGCTGATGGCGGTCTACACGCCGGCGCTGGAGCGTGCGAACGAGGAGCTGCGCGACATCCAGGCCCTGGCCGCGAAGGACGGCGTCACCGACGTCCAGCCCTGGGACTGGCGCTACTACGCCGAGCAGGTACGCAGCGAGCGTTTCGCGCTGGACGAGGCGCAGGTCAAGCAGTACATGCCGCTCGACGGCATCGTCGATGCGATGTTCGAGACCACGCAGAAGCTGTTCGGCCTCACCGTGCACGAGCGCAACGACATCCCGGTCTACGCCGACGGCGTGCGCGTGTTCGAGATCCGCGAGGCGGATGGCCAGAAGGTCGGCCTGTTCTACGCCGACTGGTTCGGCCGCCCCACCAAGCGCCCGGGCGCCTGGATGAACAGCATCCGCGTGCCCAACGGCCTGCTGGGCGAAAGCCCGATCGTGGTCAACAACCAG from Luteimonas sp. YGD11-2 includes the following:
- a CDS encoding TolC family protein, with the translated sequence MGLVLLVPATSALAQDADALSFDQARERLERVSDALAAADANLRARQDLSDATARLRLPEISLEARYLEFQKTLSLPLGSLAPVGEAFGIESPLRFQERDRRLRPVLTTVLPLYTGGQIPAAQAAAAAALRGADAERAQQSQKLTSQLVQAYFGQGLAEQALSVRREVRDGMRQHVAHAESLEREGFATRAQVLQAVVARDASEREYQKALNDRDAAAQTLALLLRSDGPVTPITPLFVVGTSPGTLEAFTRAALERHPQLAQLRALDDQTGAGVRVQEASLKPQVYLFGQYDLYREDALLTDTDWAFGIGLKYTFLSGRDRPRQISAARAQQEQAQAALREAQNQIRIGVAQAWNALETARQQFLLLDSSIEQARENLRLQELAFREGQSTSLDVMDARLGLGAARVEHAHAAYDYCVALAHLLELGGQSARFGEYIRKADHRVFPHE
- a CDS encoding efflux RND transporter periplasmic adaptor subunit — its product is MNEPAPPPPPPPVAADAPSGRRRLRLVALGVIAVILVGGLWLAFRSPADLVQGMADADSINVSAKVTARVSALLVAEGERVEAGQVLFELDSPEIAAKQRQAEAALAAAQALADKAEEGARVEDIRAAEANWRRAQAGHELARSTFQRLERLHAEGVVTRQQRDEARAKAIDAEQQARAAQALYEQAQAGAREQDRSAAQAQVRQAEGAVAEVQAAESEVRGRAPTAGEVSKRLVETGELVAAGYPVFTLVDLDHMWVAFHLREDQFAGLEVGRRLRGSIPALEREDVEFEVYHISPAGDFATWRATRQSAGYDVRSFEVRARPVAEVAGFRPGMSVLFAWPQR
- a CDS encoding ABC transporter permease, with the protein product MAATLTRPTAREAFVRSALRECARLRADPWDLALATWVPLLALALLAWMFSAGVPRELPVAVVDHDNSAVSRELVRRLDAVPGLRVAARPADLTQAWSEVRAVRAFAVVHVPAGAERQVLRGGSAVVFAYYNASHQTAGQAVLRGIGEAAQATSAHLVRRGVARVGGAQAVRPPPLRVQATVLGNAARSYEHFLLGLLFPALLHLAACLAMVGALGRELRDGSAGTWLAGCGDRLLPAVAGKLAPYLLLFTAYGTLSLVWLAAIRGGVAGSAVLLVTAQAAMYLAYGGIALLLVGATRNMGTSLSLTGLYAGTSLAFSGATFPVQGAPLFAQVWSQLLPFTAYLKLQAQQLDLGAAWTASLSLLGTLLLFVLVAGGAGLRLYARGARDPASWGQR
- a CDS encoding ABC transporter permease, coding for MNQVRAAFLETLRAVFSDRYAVVTLIGAVVLYSFFYPVAYRHQVASQYPVLVVDLDHSAMSRALVRKAGAVRAVRIVGDATSVEEARPRIARGEAQGLLVVPAGFERGILRGGQGQLALYGSGAFLGRGGVVLEGLGEAAAAFAREAAVVQAGFAGAPGAAPLQVVARPLFNTREGYGSAVVPGVAQLIVQQTLLIGMLVMAGTRRERLGRLAFSRSGLLGIAAAFALIGVCSMLYYNGLVMWLQDYPRGGNPPGTLVGGALYVAAVVAFALFAGSFFRTRERPFQLMLVTALPLFFLSGLSWPAVAMPQPLAWLAKLVPSTPGINLMVKFNQMGASFAEALPELCNLAFLTLLYGALAVWRYAPGRDGA
- a CDS encoding M3 family metallopeptidase, producing MSTSLPSAAQSTPPAAQQSANPLVGAWSTPDGVPPYDRIRPEHYEPAFDRAIAAARNDSQAIAKDPAAPTFENTIEAMERSGRELSRVASTFFTVASADATPANQAIQKAIAPKLARLSNETMLDQALFQRVDALYQQRADLGLTPEQSRLLEQTHKRFVRAGAALSPDARTRVAAINEELANLGVAFGQKLLADQKANDVFLGAAEVEGLPADQTSAAAAAAEAAGKPGQYLFPATRSAAEPFLTAAPNRDAREKIWRAFTFRGDNDNANNTSAEIKRLVELRIERAKLMGADTHADFVLSDAMAKTPDAAMELLMAVYTPALERANEELRDIQALAAKDGVTDVQPWDWRYYAEQVRSERFALDEAQVKQYMPLDGIVDAMFETTQKLFGLTVHERNDIPVYADGVRVFEIREADGQKVGLFYADWFGRPTKRPGAWMNSIRVPNGLLGESPIVVNNQNITRPAAGERALISLDEAQTLFHEFGHGLHGLLSTAHYPSLSGTAVSRDFVEFPSQVYEHWITEPTVLQAHARNADGEAMPTEMLESLLKAQTFNQGFSTVQQLSSAILDMRLHQLTELPADFDAGEWEAAQLRELGVPEEIGMRHRLPHFSHIFDGGYSASYYAYTWAEAMDADGFDAFKEAGNVFDPELAAKLRREVYEVGNTRDPAESYKAFRGRMPTADALLRNRGLK